One Primulina huaijiensis isolate GDHJ02 chromosome 5, ASM1229523v2, whole genome shotgun sequence DNA segment encodes these proteins:
- the LOC140976144 gene encoding myb-related protein 306-like produces the protein MGRPPCCDKIGMKKGPWTPDEDILLVSYVQEHGPGNWKAVPSHTGLTRCSKSCRLRWTNYLRPGIKRGSFMDQEEKMIIQLQALLGNKWAAIASYLPERTDNDIKNYWNTHLKKKLKKLQIGSNGSHESGTDVFSTNSNSISRGQWERRLQTDINTAKQALKDALTFENKSLFSEQLMLNNELISSTKPSQAFSYASSTENIARLLKDWDKKKPKSEESKCSSIQDSSNNLSEGTHPTPSNENKSGIDLSESFESLFGFESFESSTSEFSRSTSPEASYVHGERKSDPNEMAPLSVLENLLLLEHDQGKDFLNNFSFDENPDMF, from the exons ATGGGCAGGCCACCATGCTGCGATAAAATTGGTATGAAGAAAGGGCCGTGGACTCCTGACGAAGATATACTTCTGGTGTCTTATGTTCAAGAACATGGCCCCGGGAATTGGAAGGCTGTTCCCTCACATACAG GGCTAACGAGATGCAGCAAGAGTTGCAGGCTGCGATGGACTAATTATCTTCGGCCTGGGATTAAGAGGGGAAGTTTCATGGATCAAGAAGAGAAGATGATTATTCAGCTTCAAGCTCTTCTTGGAAACAA ATGGGCAGCCATAGCTTCTTATCTTCCAGAAAGAACAGACAATGACATAAAAAACTACTGGAACACCCATCTGAAAAAGAAGCTAAAAAAGCTTCAAATCGGTTCTAATGGCTCGCATGAGTCCGGCACAGATGTTTTCTCCACAAATTCAAACTCCATTTCCAGAGGCCAGTGGGAGAGAAGGTTACAGACGGATATTAACACAGCCAAGCAAGCCCTTAAAGATGCATTAACATTTGAAAACAAGAGCCTGTTCTCCGAACAattgatgctcaacaatgagcTGATTTCAAGCACAAAACCTAGCCAGGCTTTCTCTTACGCATCTAGCACGGAGAACATCGCGAGATTGCTGAAAGACTGGGACAAAAAGAAGCCGAAATCTGAAGAATCCAAGTGTTCGAGTATTCAAGATTCATCCAACAATCTTAGTGAAGGGACTCATCCTACTCCGAGTAATGAGAACAAAAGTGGGATCGATTTGTCTGAATCATTTGAATCTCTGTTTGGTTTCGAGTCCTTCGAATCTTCGACTTCCGAGTTCTCGAGATCTACTTCTCCGGAGGCTAGTTACGTTCACGGCGAAAGAAAATCCGACCCCAATGAAATGGCCCCGCTGTCTGTGCTGGAAAACTTGCTGCTGCTTGAGCATGATCAAGGGAAGGATTTTTTGAACAACTTCTCATTTGATGAAAATCCCGATATGTTCTAG